A single Brachybacterium sillae DNA region contains:
- a CDS encoding hemolysin family protein encodes MTPLIPVLLPLALLGLVLGALLSAADAALLATNRARLDRELDDRPERIRRRALRQYDDAPRTFASITLGRIASEVLLVVGITGMIFALIDRDLVATLVALLVSVTVAFLGVSVSPRTLGRREPEKVAVRLSGLISVTRQLLGLPSGLLIHIGSAFTPGGKVHGGPYATEAELRHFVDRATENDELEHDERDMIRGVFDLGGTHIRELMVPRTDMVTISADASAEKAIRLFVRSGHSRIPVIGDSVDDLLGMLYVKDVMRAVHSPWDPRPAIPVTEVMRPAQFVPEFVGADDVLRMMQTSRVHVAIIVDEYGGVSGIVTIEDVLEEIVGDIADEHDRTEPEIEDLGEGAFRVPSRETVSTVGELFGLEIEDDDVDTVGGLLAKALGKVPVVGAEADAHGLHMVAEKTSGRRKRVSTLLVTRTPRTEETAEDDSGRHEDRREERREDRREEVSGPEDHEDRHESHRDGHTESRIALRAEGSRRADRTLGAEEDA; translated from the coding sequence ATGACCCCTCTGATCCCCGTCCTGCTGCCGCTCGCGCTGCTCGGCCTGGTGCTCGGCGCGCTGCTGTCGGCCGCCGATGCCGCCCTGCTGGCCACCAACCGCGCGCGCCTGGACCGCGAGCTCGACGACCGTCCCGAGCGGATCCGCCGCCGCGCCCTGCGCCAGTACGACGATGCACCGCGCACCTTCGCCTCCATCACCCTGGGCCGGATCGCGTCGGAAGTGCTGCTCGTCGTCGGCATCACCGGCATGATCTTCGCGCTCATCGACCGTGATCTGGTCGCGACGCTCGTGGCGCTGCTCGTGTCGGTCACGGTCGCCTTCCTCGGTGTGTCCGTCTCGCCGCGCACCCTCGGCCGCCGCGAACCGGAGAAGGTCGCCGTGCGCCTGTCCGGTCTGATCTCGGTGACCCGGCAGCTGCTGGGCCTCCCGTCGGGTCTGCTGATCCACATCGGTTCCGCCTTCACCCCTGGTGGCAAGGTCCACGGCGGCCCGTACGCGACCGAAGCCGAGCTGCGGCACTTCGTGGACCGCGCCACCGAGAACGACGAGCTCGAGCACGATGAACGCGACATGATCCGCGGTGTGTTCGACCTGGGGGGCACCCACATCCGTGAGCTCATGGTGCCCCGCACCGACATGGTCACCATCAGCGCGGACGCGTCAGCCGAGAAGGCGATCCGCCTGTTCGTCCGCTCCGGTCACTCCCGCATTCCCGTCATCGGTGACAGCGTCGACGACCTGCTCGGCATGCTGTACGTCAAGGACGTCATGCGCGCGGTCCACTCCCCGTGGGATCCACGCCCCGCGATCCCGGTCACCGAGGTGATGCGCCCGGCGCAGTTCGTTCCCGAATTCGTCGGCGCCGACGATGTGCTGCGGATGATGCAGACCAGCCGCGTGCACGTCGCGATCATCGTCGACGAATACGGCGGCGTCAGCGGCATCGTGACCATCGAGGACGTGCTGGAGGAGATCGTCGGGGACATCGCCGACGAGCATGACCGCACCGAACCCGAGATCGAGGACCTGGGGGAGGGCGCGTTCCGGGTCCCCTCGAGGGAGACCGTCAGCACCGTCGGCGAGCTGTTCGGCCTGGAGATCGAGGACGACGACGTCGACACCGTCGGCGGGCTGCTCGCCAAAGCCCTGGGAAAGGTCCCGGTGGTCGGTGCCGAGGCCGACGCCCACGGTCTGCACATGGTCGCGGAGAAGACCTCCGGGCGCCGCAAGCGGGTCTCGACCCTGCTGGTCACCCGGACCCCGCGCACCGAGGAGACCGCGGAGGACGACAGCGGCCGCCACGAGGACCGTCGAGAAGAGCGCCGCGAGGACCGCCGCGAGGAGGTCTCCGGACCCGAGGACCACGAGGACCGTCACGAGTCCCACCGTGACGGGCACACCGAGAGCCGCATCGCACTGCGCGCCGAGGGCAGCCGCCGTGCAGACCGCACCCTGGGGGCGGAGGAGGACGCATGA
- the ybeY gene encoding rRNA maturation RNase YbeY, whose amino-acid sequence MTVEVNNETTTRIDEQEFIHLAEFVMSAMHLHPATELSLLFVDETAMTDLHVRWMDEPGPTDVLSFPMDELRPGSEDDPAEEGLLGDIVICPSVAARQAKESGHSAVEEMLLLTTHGILHLLGFDHAEEEERRVMFDLQRRLLLTFLAGRGRQN is encoded by the coding sequence ATGACCGTCGAGGTCAACAACGAGACCACCACGCGGATCGATGAACAGGAGTTCATCCACCTCGCGGAGTTCGTCATGTCCGCGATGCACCTGCACCCGGCCACCGAGCTGTCCCTGCTGTTCGTGGACGAGACGGCCATGACAGACCTGCACGTGCGGTGGATGGATGAGCCGGGGCCGACCGACGTGCTGAGCTTCCCGATGGACGAGCTGCGCCCCGGATCCGAGGATGACCCCGCGGAAGAGGGACTGCTGGGTGACATCGTCATCTGCCCCAGCGTCGCCGCCCGGCAGGCGAAGGAGTCCGGTCACTCGGCCGTGGAGGAGATGCTGCTTCTCACCACCCACGGCATCCTGCATCTGCTCGGGTTCGATCACGCCGAGGAGGAGGAGCGTCGGGTCATGTTCGACCTGCAGCGCCGTCTGCTGCTCACCTTCCTCGCCGGCCGCGGCCGCCAGAACTGA
- a CDS encoding PhoH family protein: MTSAEAPGPAPQVIERRLAIPDHLSPFQILGESDQALAALADVVPETDVHVRGHQVTLRGLEQAVSRAEHIVRSLIEMATSGQPVTAEAVERAAALYGDDRRAGERIDEVLARTVLSARGRTIRPKTLGQKQYIDAIETSTITFGIGPAGTGKTYLAVAMAVRKLLNKEINRIILTRPAVEAGERLGFLPGSLNEKIDPYLRPLYDALHDMLDPDSIPRLMGAGTIEVAPLAYMRGRTLNDAFIILDEAQNTTPEQMKMFLTRLGFNSTMVVTGDITQVDLPGSQTSGLRVVEKVLAGIDDISFCRLTPRDVLRHRLVSDIVEAYGRWEVGSGNRAERRHGDPARPHTTSSKGASR; encoded by the coding sequence GTGACCTCAGCCGAGGCACCCGGCCCTGCCCCCCAGGTGATCGAACGCCGGCTGGCGATCCCCGACCACCTCAGTCCCTTCCAGATCCTCGGAGAGAGCGACCAGGCCCTCGCCGCTCTCGCGGACGTCGTCCCCGAGACCGACGTTCATGTGCGCGGCCACCAGGTGACCCTGCGCGGCCTCGAGCAGGCGGTCTCCCGGGCCGAGCACATCGTCCGGTCGCTGATCGAGATGGCGACCTCCGGGCAGCCGGTCACCGCGGAAGCCGTCGAGCGGGCCGCGGCCCTCTACGGCGATGACCGCCGCGCGGGGGAGCGGATCGATGAGGTCCTCGCCCGCACGGTGCTGTCCGCGCGCGGCCGCACCATCCGGCCGAAGACCCTCGGCCAGAAGCAGTACATCGACGCGATCGAGACCTCCACCATCACCTTCGGCATCGGCCCTGCCGGCACCGGAAAGACCTATCTGGCCGTGGCGATGGCGGTGCGGAAGCTGCTGAACAAGGAGATCAACCGGATCATCCTGACCCGCCCCGCAGTGGAGGCCGGCGAGCGTCTCGGATTCCTCCCCGGAAGTCTGAACGAGAAGATCGACCCGTACCTGCGGCCTCTGTACGACGCGCTGCACGACATGCTCGACCCCGATTCGATCCCGCGATTGATGGGTGCCGGCACCATCGAGGTCGCGCCGCTGGCGTACATGCGCGGGCGCACCCTCAACGACGCGTTCATCATCCTCGACGAGGCGCAGAACACCACCCCGGAACAGATGAAGATGTTCCTCACCCGCCTGGGGTTCAACTCCACGATGGTGGTCACCGGCGACATCACGCAGGTGGATCTGCCCGGTTCCCAGACCAGCGGCCTGCGTGTGGTGGAGAAGGTCCTCGCCGGGATCGACGACATCTCCTTCTGTCGCCTCACCCCGCGGGATGTGCTCCGCCACCGGCTCGTCAGCGACATCGTCGAGGCCTACGGCCGCTGGGAGGTCGGCTCCGGCAACCGCGCCGAGCGCCGCCACGGCGACCCCGCCCGACCCCATACGACCTCCTCGAAGGGAGCCTCCCGATGA
- a CDS encoding histidine triad nucleotide-binding protein: MTTTAQNAEPAVEPDCVFCRIVAEEIPADRVYEDESVIAFRDLHPQAPVHVLVVPRVHRRDVTALALHPDLLAHVVEVAGRVAEQEADGQFRLVFNTGEAAGQTVFHVHAHVLAGSRQ; this comes from the coding sequence ATGACCACCACCGCCCAGAACGCCGAGCCCGCCGTCGAGCCCGACTGCGTCTTCTGCCGGATCGTCGCCGAGGAGATTCCTGCGGATCGCGTCTACGAGGACGAGTCCGTGATCGCCTTCCGAGACCTCCATCCGCAGGCTCCCGTGCACGTGTTGGTGGTGCCTCGCGTCCACCGCCGTGACGTCACCGCCCTCGCTCTGCACCCCGATCTTCTCGCCCACGTCGTGGAGGTCGCCGGTCGCGTCGCCGAGCAGGAGGCCGACGGGCAGTTCCGCCTGGTGTTCAACACCGGTGAGGCAGCCGGTCAGACCGTCTTCCACGTCCACGCCCACGTCCTGGCGGGAAGCCGCCAGTGA
- a CDS encoding DUF6318 family protein, producing MPPLSVETTTAAVSAQETPLPTRADWRRPGGGRRLGAVALAGVVMLGVAACGGESSRDAATFPPTVVSDFPATSDGGGETTPGAPSDAGGTTDGGASDGGGTVVANIPKPDPKDYPGMDQHTQEGAEQAFAYYWDLVLWGYQTGDPEPAMAMATENCRNCQSLAIQIADYRQNGGLWQNAKIERGEVESRTSEYDGAEYDARRQVRVAFHDNENNPAEETSVVFYVLGSNIAWKDGEWKMEGGATDTRREEG from the coding sequence ATGCCCCCGCTGAGCGTTGAAACGACCACCGCCGCTGTCTCTGCCCAGGAGACGCCTCTCCCGACGCGGGCCGACTGGCGTCGGCCCGGTGGGGGGCGCCGTCTGGGGGCTGTTGCGCTGGCGGGGGTCGTGATGCTGGGTGTTGCGGCCTGTGGTGGGGAGAGTTCGAGAGACGCAGCCACATTTCCCCCGACGGTGGTCTCAGACTTCCCCGCCACCTCTGACGGCGGCGGAGAGACGACCCCGGGCGCACCGAGCGACGCCGGCGGCACTACCGACGGTGGCGCCTCCGACGGCGGCGGAACCGTCGTCGCGAACATCCCCAAGCCCGACCCCAAGGACTACCCGGGCATGGACCAACACACCCAGGAAGGCGCAGAACAGGCGTTCGCGTATTACTGGGACCTGGTGCTCTGGGGGTACCAGACCGGCGACCCTGAACCGGCCATGGCGATGGCCACAGAAAATTGCCGGAATTGCCAATCCCTGGCGATTCAAATCGCAGACTACCGCCAGAACGGCGGACTCTGGCAGAATGCGAAGATTGAGCGCGGAGAAGTCGAGTCGCGGACAAGTGAGTACGACGGAGCAGAGTATGACGCTCGACGCCAGGTACGAGTGGCCTTCCATGACAACGAGAACAACCCCGCCGAAGAGACGTCGGTAGTCTTCTACGTCCTTGGAAGCAACATTGCTTGGAAAGACGGGGAGTGGAAAATGGAAGGCGGAGCCACCGATACCCGGAGGGAGGAGGGGTGA
- a CDS encoding PKD domain-containing protein: protein MITVTREDFARLPVEPLVPHAGPEAGWIPVNSPTVLYVEPTDQILDTTLLGTPVQVRAIPVSYTWSMGDGGTITTTKRGKPYPSEEVAYYYETEGWYDITLTTTFAGQFSVNGGPWQDIDGTITIDSTPVPLYSNSLESRLVNPDSTEPPEPIVPDRTPDTEGHPNPRAGHETR from the coding sequence GTGATCACGGTGACGCGGGAGGACTTCGCTCGCCTGCCCGTCGAACCGTTGGTGCCGCATGCGGGCCCGGAGGCCGGGTGGATCCCGGTCAACTCCCCCACCGTCCTGTATGTCGAGCCCACCGATCAGATTCTCGACACCACGCTGCTGGGCACCCCCGTCCAGGTCCGAGCGATCCCCGTCTCCTACACCTGGTCGATGGGTGATGGCGGCACGATCACCACCACCAAACGCGGCAAGCCGTATCCGTCTGAAGAGGTCGCCTACTACTACGAGACCGAGGGCTGGTATGACATCACCCTGACCACCACGTTCGCCGGACAGTTCTCCGTCAACGGTGGCCCCTGGCAGGACATCGACGGCACCATCACCATCGACTCCACCCCCGTCCCCCTCTACTCCAACTCCCTCGAATCCCGCCTCGTGAACCCCGACTCCACCGAGCCCCCCGAACCCATCGTTCCTGACCGCACCCCCGACACCGAAGGCCACCCCAACCCCCGAGCCGGACACGAAACCCGATAA
- a CDS encoding nucleoside hydrolase: protein MLRATTAASRLPVLLDCDTGIDDALALTYLACRREVELLGVVSTGGNVPVDVVHRNNRVLCRLLGLGGVPVARGADAPLVEPPMYADDTHGPGGLGYARLPESPRTASDGGADSEARGSGLGRPGGGDPDGWDGARLWVELARAHPGQLVGIVLGPHTNLARALTLEPELPRLLRRLHIMGGAIHHRGNTGPTSEWNIAVDPEAAQQVLAAFASAPQLPVLGPLDATEQIVFTEQTVASVAALGDHPVVPILGDALRWYVDFHEADGFGRICHVHDPFVTAHAVESHLDSAGAQRFASTSPLAVDVELVGTLTRGQTVGDPLGRWGRPPTVEVLRDVDADAVIEHLLEVLGHLG, encoded by the coding sequence GTGCTCCGCGCGACGACCGCCGCCTCGCGTCTTCCGGTGCTGCTCGACTGTGACACCGGCATCGACGATGCACTCGCCCTGACTTACCTGGCATGCCGCCGGGAGGTGGAGCTGCTCGGTGTCGTCTCCACCGGCGGCAACGTGCCGGTCGATGTGGTTCACCGCAACAACCGCGTGCTCTGCAGGCTCCTCGGCCTGGGTGGCGTGCCGGTCGCACGTGGCGCCGATGCACCGCTGGTCGAACCCCCGATGTATGCCGACGACACCCACGGGCCCGGCGGCCTCGGATACGCCCGACTGCCGGAGTCTCCACGGACCGCCAGTGACGGGGGCGCAGACTCCGAGGCACGTGGCAGCGGCCTCGGACGTCCAGGCGGTGGCGATCCCGACGGCTGGGACGGCGCCCGGCTATGGGTCGAGCTCGCCCGCGCCCATCCAGGCCAGCTGGTCGGAATCGTTCTCGGACCCCACACCAACCTCGCGCGGGCCCTCACCCTCGAACCGGAATTGCCGCGGCTGCTGCGTCGCCTGCACATCATGGGCGGGGCGATCCATCATCGCGGGAACACCGGTCCCACCAGCGAATGGAACATCGCCGTGGATCCGGAGGCCGCCCAGCAGGTGCTCGCAGCCTTCGCCAGCGCCCCCCAGCTTCCCGTCCTCGGGCCCCTCGATGCCACCGAGCAGATCGTCTTCACCGAGCAGACGGTCGCGTCTGTCGCGGCTCTCGGTGACCACCCGGTGGTGCCGATCCTCGGTGATGCGCTGCGCTGGTACGTCGACTTTCATGAGGCCGACGGTTTCGGCCGCATCTGCCACGTCCACGATCCCTTCGTCACCGCCCATGCCGTCGAGAGCCACCTCGATTCCGCGGGGGCGCAGAGATTCGCCAGCACCAGCCCCTTGGCGGTCGATGTGGAACTGGTCGGAACCCTCACGCGCGGGCAGACCGTCGGAGACCCGCTCGGACGTTGGGGACGACCGCCGACCGTCGAGGTGCTCCGAGACGTGGATGCCGACGCGGTCATCGAACATCTGCTCGAGGTGCTCGGCCACCTGGGGTGA
- a CDS encoding 16S rRNA (uracil(1498)-N(3))-methyltransferase has product MPTTPPQFLLLEGSLRDLREGSVVELRGDEGRHAAKVARIGTGEQVLLTDADGSQVRCQVEATGKEHLQLRLLSDPSEPLRRRPRLALVQALATGGRDEQAVEAATELGVDRVTPWIADRSVSVWKGEKLAKGRAKWRATVHAAVKQCRRPGIPAVDEALTSRALAEEIAARVSDGGVVLVLHEQESARISTVLPQLRERVDAADLPEVTVVVGPEGGITEDELTAFREAGSRSVLLGPEVLRSSTAGPAAIAALSLALGRWD; this is encoded by the coding sequence GTGCCCACCACCCCGCCGCAGTTCCTCCTGCTCGAGGGATCCCTCCGGGACCTGCGCGAGGGCTCCGTGGTGGAGCTGCGCGGAGACGAGGGCCGGCATGCCGCGAAGGTCGCCCGGATCGGCACCGGGGAGCAGGTGCTGTTGACCGACGCCGATGGGAGCCAGGTGCGCTGCCAGGTGGAGGCCACCGGGAAGGAGCACCTGCAGCTGCGATTGCTGTCCGACCCGAGTGAGCCGCTGCGGCGGCGACCGCGCCTCGCCCTCGTGCAGGCCCTCGCCACCGGGGGTCGTGATGAGCAGGCCGTGGAAGCCGCGACCGAGCTCGGGGTCGACCGGGTGACGCCGTGGATCGCCGATCGGTCCGTGTCGGTGTGGAAGGGAGAGAAGCTCGCCAAGGGCCGTGCCAAGTGGCGCGCCACCGTGCACGCCGCGGTGAAGCAGTGCCGCAGGCCCGGTATCCCCGCCGTGGACGAGGCCCTCACCAGCCGGGCACTCGCCGAGGAGATCGCCGCGCGGGTCTCCGACGGCGGTGTCGTGCTGGTGCTCCACGAACAGGAGTCCGCCCGGATCAGCACCGTCCTGCCGCAGCTGCGGGAGCGGGTCGATGCCGCAGACCTGCCGGAGGTGACCGTCGTCGTCGGTCCCGAGGGAGGCATCACCGAGGATGAGCTCACCGCCTTCCGGGAGGCAGGCTCCCGGTCCGTGCTGCTCGGCCCGGAGGTGCTGCGCTCCTCCACCGCCGGGCCGGCGGCCATCGCCGCGCTGAGCCTGGCCCTGGGGCGCTGGGACTGA
- the dnaJ gene encoding molecular chaperone DnaJ encodes MTDDYYELLGVSRDASTEEIKKAYRKKARSLHPDVNPSAEAAEEYKKVSAAYETLTNPEKRRMYDMGGGPDMGGMGGFGGGAAGFDFGDIFDMFTGGMRGRAQGPVPRQRRGGDQLQQLRIELRDVVFGAEKQISYTTAVLCGTCQGSCCAPGTSPTRCTQCQGTGHVQRVTQSLLGQMVTMSPCPVCEGHGDVIDSPCTTCSGHGRVIEERTLTVKIPAGVENGTRIQLRSQGEVGEAGGPSGDLFVELSVADDPHFVRDGDDLVTRVRIPMTSAALGTTIPLTTFDGERDLELEPGVQPGEQLTLKGLGVTPLRREKRGDLRVIVDVVVPTKLSEEQRQILERFAEARPEEKHGQVRQGSQGVFGRLRDAFRG; translated from the coding sequence GTGACCGACGACTACTACGAGCTTCTCGGCGTCTCCCGTGACGCCTCCACCGAGGAGATCAAGAAGGCGTACCGCAAGAAGGCCCGCTCACTGCACCCCGATGTGAACCCGTCCGCGGAGGCGGCCGAGGAGTACAAGAAGGTCTCCGCCGCCTACGAGACGCTCACCAACCCGGAGAAGCGCCGCATGTACGACATGGGTGGCGGCCCCGACATGGGTGGGATGGGCGGCTTCGGCGGGGGCGCCGCCGGCTTCGACTTCGGGGACATCTTCGACATGTTCACCGGGGGAATGCGCGGGCGCGCCCAGGGCCCGGTGCCGCGGCAGCGGCGCGGCGGTGACCAGTTGCAGCAGCTGCGCATCGAGCTGCGCGACGTCGTGTTCGGCGCCGAGAAGCAGATCTCGTACACCACCGCGGTGCTCTGCGGCACCTGCCAGGGAAGCTGCTGCGCCCCCGGCACGTCCCCCACCCGGTGCACCCAGTGCCAGGGCACCGGTCACGTGCAGCGGGTGACCCAGTCGCTGCTGGGGCAGATGGTCACCATGTCCCCCTGTCCCGTCTGTGAGGGCCACGGCGACGTCATCGACTCCCCCTGCACCACGTGCTCCGGCCACGGTCGCGTGATCGAGGAGCGCACCCTGACGGTGAAGATCCCCGCCGGCGTCGAGAACGGCACCCGCATCCAGCTGCGCTCCCAGGGCGAGGTCGGGGAGGCCGGTGGTCCGTCCGGTGACCTCTTCGTGGAGCTGTCCGTCGCGGACGATCCGCACTTCGTGCGCGACGGCGACGACCTCGTCACCCGCGTGCGCATCCCCATGACCAGCGCCGCCCTCGGCACCACGATTCCGCTGACCACCTTCGATGGGGAGCGTGACCTGGAGCTCGAGCCCGGTGTCCAGCCGGGTGAGCAGCTCACCCTCAAGGGTCTCGGCGTGACGCCCCTGCGCCGGGAGAAGCGCGGAGATCTGCGGGTGATCGTCGATGTCGTGGTGCCCACCAAGCTCTCCGAGGAACAGCGGCAGATCCTCGAGCGGTTCGCCGAGGCGCGCCCCGAGGAGAAGCACGGACAGGTGCGGCAGGGCTCGCAGGGTGTCTTCGGGCGCCTGCGCGACGCCTTCCGCGGCTGA
- the hrcA gene encoding heat-inducible transcriptional repressor HrcA, translating into MDARKLQILGAIVEDYVATRAPVGSKSLLERHNLGVSAATVRNDMSVLEEEGLIAQPHTSAGRVPTDKGYRTFVDHVARVKPLSAPERRAIQSFLEQAGDLDDLLGRTVRLLAQLTHQVALVQYPVRRQARVRHVELVKVAETMLLVVLITEAGRVDQRTIPLLHPRPAEFYESLRDRLNAGSVGEQVTDLAPRLADLPAEHEPADRAAVDEVLDAVRALVEARAEERFVVAGTGNLARSAEDFSRDVQPLLDVLEEQIVILRLLSELNGEPGTVEVRIGQEIPDASLAQAALVGAGYGAGSQIAILGPTRMDYVTGISTVQAVARYAARFLE; encoded by the coding sequence GTGGACGCCCGGAAGCTGCAGATCCTCGGCGCCATCGTCGAGGATTACGTCGCCACCAGGGCGCCCGTCGGCTCGAAATCCCTGCTGGAGCGCCACAACCTGGGGGTCTCCGCCGCGACCGTCCGCAACGACATGTCGGTGCTGGAGGAGGAGGGCCTGATCGCCCAGCCCCACACCTCGGCCGGGCGCGTCCCCACTGACAAGGGCTACCGCACCTTCGTCGATCATGTCGCCCGCGTGAAGCCGCTCTCCGCCCCGGAACGCCGCGCCATCCAGTCCTTCCTGGAACAGGCGGGGGATCTCGACGATCTTCTCGGGCGCACCGTGCGGCTGCTCGCCCAGCTCACCCACCAGGTGGCGCTGGTGCAGTATCCGGTGCGCCGTCAGGCACGGGTGCGCCATGTGGAGCTGGTGAAGGTCGCCGAGACGATGCTGCTGGTCGTCCTCATCACCGAGGCCGGACGGGTGGACCAGCGCACCATCCCGCTGCTGCATCCCCGACCGGCAGAGTTCTACGAGTCCCTGCGCGACCGCCTCAACGCCGGTTCGGTGGGGGAGCAGGTCACCGACCTCGCGCCGCGCCTGGCGGACCTGCCCGCCGAGCACGAGCCTGCCGACCGTGCTGCCGTCGACGAGGTGCTGGATGCCGTGCGCGCCCTCGTGGAGGCTCGCGCCGAGGAAAGGTTCGTCGTCGCGGGCACCGGAAATCTCGCCCGCAGCGCCGAGGACTTCTCCCGGGACGTGCAACCGCTGCTGGACGTGCTGGAGGAACAGATCGTCATCCTGCGGCTGCTGTCGGAGCTGAACGGCGAGCCCGGCACCGTGGAGGTGCGCATCGGCCAGGAGATCCCCGATGCCTCCCTCGCCCAGGCGGCGCTGGTCGGAGCGGGATACGGAGCCGGTTCGCAGATCGCGATCCTCGGCCCCACCCGTATGGACTACGTCACCGGTATCAGCACCGTGCAGGCGGTCGCCCGGTATGCGGCCCGCTTCCTCGAATAG
- a CDS encoding CHAP domain-containing protein has translation MALSLSSVSRRAAAFVGGGLIAASLAVGGASASQAAASHYNTDPYATGCADSARVIATKTVSGGTATIKRSNVCGTNWIEYRGIAQTTYKRGYDSGTGKYTQMEIDKGGYAYSMQSFAPYPTKFTGVISINGTTWAGSCTGETCSWTVTGGSSTPAPSTTLSAKVDAFVAKYNGKYVDFDGYYGAQCADLAQQYAREVVGASRFSSPVTGGAQDYWTHYDTSKFTRVSAGSTPRKGDVAVWRGAEWNSPKYGHVAIVLADNGSSIKVLSQNPGATKITTITKSDLLGYLRPVG, from the coding sequence ATGGCCCTGTCGCTGTCCTCCGTCTCCCGCCGCGCCGCCGCCTTCGTGGGTGGTGGCCTGATCGCCGCGTCCCTCGCCGTGGGCGGGGCCTCCGCCTCGCAGGCGGCCGCCTCCCACTACAACACCGACCCCTACGCGACCGGATGCGCCGACAGCGCCCGCGTCATCGCCACCAAGACCGTCAGCGGCGGCACCGCCACCATCAAGCGCTCGAACGTGTGCGGCACCAACTGGATCGAGTACCGCGGGATCGCCCAGACCACGTACAAGCGCGGGTACGACTCCGGGACGGGCAAGTACACCCAGATGGAGATCGACAAGGGCGGCTACGCCTACTCGATGCAGTCCTTCGCGCCGTACCCGACCAAGTTCACCGGCGTCATCAGCATCAACGGCACCACCTGGGCGGGCTCCTGCACCGGCGAGACCTGCTCCTGGACGGTGACCGGTGGTTCTTCCACTCCGGCGCCCTCGACCACCCTGTCGGCGAAGGTCGACGCCTTCGTGGCGAAGTACAACGGCAAGTACGTCGACTTCGACGGGTACTACGGGGCCCAGTGTGCGGACCTCGCGCAGCAGTACGCCCGCGAGGTCGTGGGGGCCTCCCGGTTCTCCTCGCCGGTCACCGGCGGCGCCCAGGACTACTGGACCCACTACGACACCTCGAAGTTCACCCGCGTCTCCGCCGGCAGCACTCCGCGCAAGGGTGACGTCGCGGTGTGGCGAGGCGCCGAGTGGAACAGCCCCAAGTACGGTCACGTGGCGATCGTCCTGGCGGACAACGGCTCCAGCATCAAGGTCCTGAGCCAGAACCCCGGCGCCACCAAGATCACCACCATCACCAAGAGCGATCTGCTCGGATACCTCCGCCCCGTCGGCTGA
- a CDS encoding DUF3097 domain-containing protein yields the protein MTPPSFPDRYGHDVLSSAPPAHHRRRPAATEVPVARDLVVEDASTGFCGAVVRLEKSPGGVLVELEDGRGRRRSFPLGPGFLIDGKPVVLVPPRRAATRPVAKRSASGSVYVEGARARTARASRIWVEGRHDAELVQKVWGHDLRIEGVVVEMLDGADNLPERVQDFAPGPGRRLGILVDHLVAGSKETRLAQQAMAVPGARGNVLVLGHPYVDVWQAVRPARVGLEQWPHVPKGQDIKVGTLRALGWPHAGQADIAEGWQRILSTVRSYADVEPSLSGRIEELIDFVTAPEG from the coding sequence GTGACCCCTCCGAGCTTCCCCGACCGTTACGGGCACGACGTCCTCAGCTCCGCTCCCCCGGCCCATCACCGTCGACGCCCCGCCGCGACCGAGGTGCCGGTGGCCCGGGACCTCGTCGTCGAGGACGCGAGCACCGGGTTCTGCGGGGCGGTGGTGCGGTTGGAGAAGTCCCCCGGTGGTGTGCTGGTGGAGCTCGAGGACGGCCGTGGTCGCCGACGCAGCTTCCCCCTCGGCCCTGGGTTCCTCATCGACGGCAAGCCGGTGGTGCTGGTGCCGCCCCGCCGCGCCGCCACGCGCCCGGTGGCGAAGCGCAGCGCCAGCGGCAGCGTGTATGTGGAGGGCGCCCGGGCCCGCACCGCGCGGGCGTCCCGCATCTGGGTGGAGGGCCGCCACGATGCCGAGCTGGTGCAGAAGGTGTGGGGCCACGATCTGCGCATCGAGGGCGTGGTGGTGGAGATGCTCGACGGTGCCGACAACCTCCCCGAACGGGTGCAGGATTTCGCGCCCGGGCCCGGCCGGCGCCTGGGGATCCTGGTGGACCATCTGGTGGCCGGATCGAAGGAGACCCGACTGGCGCAACAGGCGATGGCGGTGCCCGGCGCCCGCGGGAACGTGCTGGTGCTCGGACATCCCTACGTGGATGTGTGGCAGGCCGTGCGACCGGCACGGGTGGGTCTGGAGCAGTGGCCTCACGTCCCCAAGGGCCAGGACATCAAGGTCGGGACGCTGCGGGCGCTGGGCTGGCCGCACGCCGGTCAGGCCGACATCGCCGAGGGGTGGCAGCGGATCCTCAGCACGGTCCGGTCCTACGCCGACGTGGAGCCCTCCTTGTCGGGCCGGATCGAGGAGCTGATCGATTTCGTCACCGCCCCGGAGGGGTGA